CTTCCAGGCGCTGGTTGGCCTCGCGCAGCGCGCCCTCGCGGGCGCCCAGACGGTTGCGCGACTCGGTGAGCGCCACGCGCCGCTCGCCCGCCGCCGTGCGCGCGCCGTCGAGGTCGCGTTCGATCTCGGCCTTGCGCGCGGCGGCACGCGTGATCTCCTCGCCGTCCTCACGGATGCGAGCCTGGCTGGCGTTGATGCGTTCGGTATGCACCGCCACCCGCTCGTCGTACTGCTGCAGCGCGGTCATCGCGGCGTAGCGCGTCTCGTTGAGCTCCTGCAGGCGCTTCTCGAATTCCGCGGTCTGCACGCGCTGCTCCTGCAGGCGGTTCTCGCGGATCAGAATCTCGTTGTCCCCCACCAGGCGCACGTTCTCCTGCGCCTCGCGTTCGGCGTGCAGCTCGTCGCGCCGGGTGAGAATCTCGAACAGCGACGCCTTGAGCAGCGCGATCTCCATCGCATCCGCCTGCTCCTTGAGCGACTGGTAGCGCCGCGCCTTGCCCATCTGGTACTTGAGCGAGCGCAGCTCCTTATCCAGTTCATTGAGGATGTCGACCAGGCGGGTGAGGTCCTGCTCCGTCGCCTTGATCTTGCGCTCGGCCTCCTCGCGCTGGAGGCGGTAGCGCATGACACCCGCCGCCTCTTCCAGCAGGTGGCGCTTCTCGTCTTCTTTCTCGGAGAGGACCTTCTCGATCATGTCGCGCTCGATGATGGCGTAGGCGCTGTTGCCCAGCCCGGTGTCCACCAGCAGCCCGCGCACGTCCTTGAGGCGCACCGGCTGGCCGTTCACCAGGTATTCGCTGACCCCGCTGCGGTACAGGCGCCGCCCGATGCGGACCTCCTTGTACTCGAGGTTGAGCGCGTGATCCTCGTTGTTGAGGGTCATGAAGACCTCGGCCATGCCGAGGGGCTTGCGCAGCCGCGTGCCGTTGAAGAGCACGTTCTCCATCTTGGTGTTGCGCAGCATGCGCGTGCGCTGCTCGCCCAGCACCCAGCGGATGGAATCCACCACGTTGGACTTGCCGCACCCGTTGGGGCCGATGATGGCCGTCACGCCGCCCGTAAAATCGAGCTCGAGGCGCGACATGAACGATTTGAAGCCGGAGATTTCGAGCTTACGCAGCTGCAAGTGCGGCCCCCGCCGGGAAAGTGGCGTCGCTATGCGACGTTTTGGGATTACTCAGGGATCTTGGTGATGCGAGTAAATCGCACCTGCGCAATGGCGTCCAGATTTTTTTTGACTTCCCGGGCCTCTTCCCGCGTCTCGAACGGGCCCGAGTAGACGCGGTACCACTTGCCCTTGGCACCCAGATCGAGGAAGACGATGAACACCGGGAACTCGCGGCTCTGCAGGAAGTCCACCTCTTCGCGCGCGCGGATCGACTCCTGGAACGAACTGATATGGATCATGTACCAGTCGCGCCAGTGCGCGTCCAGGTCCGCCATGACGTGGATGTCGGCCGGGTTGAGCAGCAGGGTTCCCCCGGTGCGTCCGCCCGTGTCGGCCGGGTCCACCGGCGGGGGCAGCACACTCGCCACGGTATCCGCCACGACACCCCCGGGGGCATCGGACGCGGCCGCGACCAGCGTGTCGGGGGCAACGCGTGTGACCACGGTGTCCGGCGGCTGGGCAACGGCGGCGGTGCCGGTTCCGGCCGGGCGGGTTCCGGTGGGGCCATCGGACGTGAGCGGCCCGGCATGGCGGCCCTGCACGAACCACCACACGGCAAAGGCGATCACCACCACGCCGAAAACGACAATGGCGATGCGCGGCACGAGCGACGAATAGCGTGGTTCGGCATCCCGGGGACGCCGGGGCGGCATCCCGGTGGGCAGAACCGCCGCGGGTTGGGGCGCGCCAGGGGCCGGACGGGCCGGTTGGCTGGGCACGGGCGCCGGCGCCGGCTCGGGAGCGGCACCCAGCTGGATGGTCCAGACGTCCGCGGCCTGCTCGGCGATCCGGTCGACAACAGCGAGGGCCGGCGCGCGGTCCCCCGCGACGACCACCGCCACCACGTCCACCGCGGCGGTGAGCGGGTGCGGATCGCCCTGCTCGTCGGTCAGCGGGCCGACGAAGATGGCACAGCGGGCGTGCGCCGCCAGGCGGCGCCCCGCCTCGTGGAAGGCGGCCTCGACAAACGGCATGCGCCGGGTTACCGGGAACGATCCCGCGCCCACCACGTGCACACCGCGCGACGCCTGGGTGATGACCCCGATGGAACTGCCGTAGAGCAGGAAGTCGAGGAAACCGAGTGCATCCTTCTGCGGCACCAGGCCGTGCAGGCCCGTGTGCATGAAGTCACAGTCCACCACGAGCGCGGAGGGCAGGTGCGCGGCGAGGGTGCGTACCATCAGGAAGGCGACGTCGTCGCGCAACTGCAGGGAATCGTCGTCCGAGCAGACGTATACCGACAGCGGACCCTCCGCGGTGCGCCGGGTGATACCCGCCACCAGCGCCTGCATCGGCTCCATCAGCACCGACGGCAGCGCGGTTTCGCCCGCGGCCGCACGCAGCACGTCCGGCGCGGCGGGGATACGATAGACGGAGGCGCGATCCATGATTGCTAGTCACTCCCGGCGGCCGGCATGGCGGCCATGGTTTCCAGGAGGGCGCGCACGACGTCGGCATCCTCCGAGGAGAGTATGGTGGTCATATTGATTCGAACCTCGTCACCCCGCACCCGCACAAACAGCGGCAGCGGCCGCATACGCAGCGCCCGCGCCAGCCGCGTCGCCTCGCGTTCGCCCGCGCAACCGATCACGAGCGCCGCCGAGGGAATCGTGGCCCCGGACAGGCTGCCACCCCCCACCACCGCGTCGTCCGCCGCAACCGAGACCCGGAAGCCGGGCCCGGCGGCGGGCGACACCCGTTCCGCGACGCCCTGCGCGCGCTCGTGCGCGGACACGCCGCCGGTGATCATGGCCAGCGACGGATTGTCGCGGCGCGGATCCTCGCCGAACAGATACGAACGCACGATCTCCTGCAGCGCTGCGACGGTCACTTTATCAACGCGCACCGCACGCCGCAACGGGTTTTGCTTGAGGCGATCGACGAACGCGCGCGTTCCCGCCACGATCCCGGCCTGCAGCCCCCCGAGCAGTTTGTCCCCGCTCATGGTGATTGCGTCGACCCCGCTGGCCATCACCGCGGCCGCGTCGCGGTCTGCGCTCAGCCCGGCGCCGGCAAAGTCGAAGAAGGCCCCGCTTCCCATGTCGAACACCGCGTGGCACGCGCGCTCGCGCGCGACGGCGACGATCTCCGCGAGCGATGCCTCGTGGGCAAAACCGGCGATCTCGTAGTTGCTCTTGTGGACCTTCAGCAGGACGTCATCGGCGCGCGCCACGCGCTCGTAGTCCGCCGCGTAGGTCCGGTTGGTGGTACCGATTTCGATAACCTCCGCGGCCGCGTCGCGCAGAATTTCCGGCAGGCGGAAGCTCCCGCCGATCTCCACCAGCTCACCGCGCGAGACGATCACGCGGCCCGGCGGCGAGAACGACGACGCCACCAGGTAGATCGCGGCGGCGTTGTTGTTGACCACCATCGCCGCCTCGGCGCCGGTGAGCAGGCACAGCAGTTCTTCCAGCGTCTGTGCGCGGTGCGACCGTTCGCCGCTCTCCACGTCCACCTCGAGACTCACGTATCCGCGCATTGCGCGCGTTGCGGCCTGTGCCGCCCGCTCGCCGATGACCGCACGCCCCAGGTTGGTGTGCAACACCACGCCGGTCCCGTTGAGCACCGGGGCCTGTCCCCCCAGACGCAGCCGCTCGATGCGCTCGCCCGCGCGCGCCACCGTCCACGCGACCAGCGCGGCGCGGTCGGGGCCGGCCCCGGACGTGCCACCCCGGACCTCCTCGAGCAGCAGCCGCACCATACGCGCCCACGGAAAGCGGGGGTGAGTCTGCCGCCAGCCCACGAAGGCGGGGTGCGAGAGCACCTCGTCGACCGACGGAATGGCGCGAAGAAACTCTGGGGAGCGGGGTGCGGGCATGGATTTTTTTGCGGGACCGCGCCTCTCGTATCAGGCGCGGCCCGGCGCGTCAAACCATTATGCAACAATTCCTTGATGCCGGGCGCACCTTTCTGATAGGCATGCCTGCATGACGCGCACCGCCACCCACACCCGACGCTTGCTCGCCGCCAGCCTG
The Candidatus Krumholzibacteriia bacterium genome window above contains:
- a CDS encoding SPOR domain-containing protein, coding for MDRASVYRIPAAPDVLRAAAGETALPSVLMEPMQALVAGITRRTAEGPLSVYVCSDDDSLQLRDDVAFLMVRTLAAHLPSALVVDCDFMHTGLHGLVPQKDALGFLDFLLYGSSIGVITQASRGVHVVGAGSFPVTRRMPFVEAAFHEAGRRLAAHARCAIFVGPLTDEQGDPHPLTAAVDVVAVVVAGDRAPALAVVDRIAEQAADVWTIQLGAAPEPAPAPVPSQPARPAPGAPQPAAVLPTGMPPRRPRDAEPRYSSLVPRIAIVVFGVVVIAFAVWWFVQGRHAGPLTSDGPTGTRPAGTGTAAVAQPPDTVVTRVAPDTLVAAASDAPGGVVADTVASVLPPPVDPADTGGRTGGTLLLNPADIHVMADLDAHWRDWYMIHISSFQESIRAREEVDFLQSREFPVFIVFLDLGAKGKWYRVYSGPFETREEAREVKKNLDAIAQVRFTRITKIPE
- the selA gene encoding L-seryl-tRNA(Sec) selenium transferase, which produces MPAPRSPEFLRAIPSVDEVLSHPAFVGWRQTHPRFPWARMVRLLLEEVRGGTSGAGPDRAALVAWTVARAGERIERLRLGGQAPVLNGTGVVLHTNLGRAVIGERAAQAATRAMRGYVSLEVDVESGERSHRAQTLEELLCLLTGAEAAMVVNNNAAAIYLVASSFSPPGRVIVSRGELVEIGGSFRLPEILRDAAAEVIEIGTTNRTYAADYERVARADDVLLKVHKSNYEIAGFAHEASLAEIVAVARERACHAVFDMGSGAFFDFAGAGLSADRDAAAVMASGVDAITMSGDKLLGGLQAGIVAGTRAFVDRLKQNPLRRAVRVDKVTVAALQEIVRSYLFGEDPRRDNPSLAMITGGVSAHERAQGVAERVSPAAGPGFRVSVAADDAVVGGGSLSGATIPSAALVIGCAGEREATRLARALRMRPLPLFVRVRGDEVRINMTTILSSEDADVVRALLETMAAMPAAGSD